Genomic segment of Anaeromyxobacter sp.:
CGGGCGCCGGGCCGCCCTGGTGCCAGCGCCTGGCCTCGACCAGGGAACCGCGCAGCCCGGCCCTGAACCGCTCCAGCTCCAGGCCAGCCAGCCCGTCCGGCGCGGCCTCCAGCCGGTCCAGCGCCAGCTCCAGCAGGCGGCACATGCCCGCCGGCTGCCGGGCTGCCAGCTTCTGGTAGGCGCCGGCGGCCTGGATGAGCCCCTGCAAGACCCGCCGCAGGTCACCGCGCTCCAGCCGCCAGGCTGCCTCCCAGATCTCGTGCGCCTCGCAGTACTGGCCGCTCACGAAGAGCTCCCGGCCGCGCTCCAGGAGCGCCACCGTCCCGTCCACCCTGCCTCGGCTCAGGTCCATGCCTCCTTCACCCGCCAGGGCCTCGGATCGTGCCAAGAAGTCGATGACACCCCCATGACGGGAGGGGCGCAGAACTGGGGGATGGCGAGTCTGCGAGATCCAGACCGGATCAACTGGGGTGGAGGGTCGATACCCTTCCTGTTCGTGCATGCCGTGGCCTTGGCCACGCCTTTCCTGGTGCCGGTGTCGCCAGCCCTGCTGGGGCTGGCGGTCGCCACCTATGCCATCCGGATGTTCGGCATCACCGCCGGGTACCACCGCTACTTCGCCCACCGCGCCTACCGGACGGGCCGGGTCTTCCAGTTCGTCCTGGCCTGGCTGGGCGCCATGTCCTCCCAGAAGGGGCCCCTCTGGTGGGCGGCCCATCACCGGCACCACCACCGCTGGTCCGACACCGACCAGGACCTCCACTCGCCCGTGCGCGGCGGCTTCCTCTGGAGCCACGTCGGCTGGTTCCTGGTGTCCCGCTACGAGCAGACCCGGCTGGATCAGATCAAGGACTTCGCCCGCTTCCC
This window contains:
- a CDS encoding DUF309 domain-containing protein, with the protein product MDLSRGRVDGTVALLERGRELFVSGQYCEAHEIWEAAWRLERGDLRRVLQGLIQAAGAYQKLAARQPAGMCRLLELALDRLEAAPDGLAGLELERFRAGLRGSLVEARRWHQGGPAPAGPAPLGASFSGRLAAFGPSASAAG